One genomic region from Bactrocera tryoni isolate S06 chromosome 3, CSIRO_BtryS06_freeze2, whole genome shotgun sequence encodes:
- the LOC120772874 gene encoding heterogeneous nuclear ribonucleoprotein K homolog isoform X2, with translation MKMKRENNDDGPHADKRSRRNDDQIRILIPSNIAGAVIGKGGQHIQKMRTQYKATVSVDDSQGPERTILISSDLEATLQIVTEMLKYFEERDDEVDVRLLIHQSLAGCIIGKGGQKIKEIRDKIGCRILKVFSNVAPQSTDRVVQTVGKQSQVIEAIREVITLTRETPIKGPVHNYDPTNFDRMYADAYGGYGSGGGGGGNGGGNNRQSRGGRGGGGGGGGGMGNGGGGNFGNDRGGRNDRSRSGGRRDNPFINPWANDDGFGNNNGGGNFGGGNFGGGFGGGNFGGNGGGGFGGNNGPSGGNFGGNGGGFGPGNQGNFGGGNPGGGFGGNQMSSGGNFGGGMNQGGGFGGPINNNGMGSVGGGMGSGGAGGFGPGPNNNGPNGGNSGNLPNGHDPKNSTQVTIPKDLAGAIIGKGGGRIRRIRNESGAYITIDEPLPGSTDRIITISGNPKQIQMAQYLLQQSVHENNNGRRNF, from the exons ATGAAGATGAAGCGAGAAAATAACGACGATGGCCCACATGCTGATAAGCGTAGTCGACGCAATGATGACCAAATACGTATCCTCATACCTAGTAAT attgCTGGTGCCGTCATTGGCAAAGGGGGACAGCATATTCAAAAAATGCGCACTcag TATAAAGCCACTGTATCTGTCGACGATTCTCAAGGCCCCGAACG CACCATATTGATATCATCTGATCTTGAGGCAACACTGCAAATTGTAACGGAGatgttaaaatatttcgaagag CGCGATGATGAGGTCGACGTGCGCCTACTTATTCATCAAAGTCTTGCTGGATGTATTATTggcaaaggtggtcaaaaaattaaggaaattcgAGAT AAAATCGGATGTCGTATTTTGAAGGTATTCTCGAATGTTGCCCCACAAAGCACAGACCGAGTAGTACAGACCGTCGGAAAACAATCGCAAGTGATTGAAGCTATAAGGGAGGTGATTACGCTGACACGAGAG ACTCCTATTAAGGGTCCAGTACACAATTATGATCCCACCAATTTCGATCGTATGTACGCGGATGCATATGGTGGATATGGATccggcggtggcggtggcggcaACGGCGGTGGTAACAACCGTCAATCACGTGGTGGTCgcggtggtggcggcggcggaGGTGGGGGTATGGGTAATGGAGGTGGCGGCAATTTTGGCAACGATCGCGGAGGACGCAATGACCGTAGCCGCAGTGGTGGCCGCCGTGACAACCCATTTATTAATCCATGGGCTAATGATGATGGTTTCGGAAACAATAACGGTGGTGGTAATTTCGGCGGCGGTAACTTTGGTGGTGGCTTCGGTGGAGGAAATTTCGGTGGTAATGGCGGTGGAGGATTTGGAGGAAATAACGGTCCATCCGGTGGCAATTTCGGCGGCAATGGCGGTGGGTTTGGTCCGGGAAATCAAGGCAACTTCGGTGGTGGTAACCCGGGAGGTGGTTTCGGTGGCAACCAAATGAGTAGTGGTGGAAACTTCGGAGGTGGGATGAATCAAGGCGGCGGATTTGGTGGACCAATCAATAATAATGGCATGGGATCTGTTGGTGGTGGTATGGGATCTGGCGGTGCTGGAGGCTTCGGGCCTGGCCCAAACAATAATGGGCCTAATGGTGGCAATTcaggaaatcttccaaatggcCATGATCCCAAAAACAGTACGCAAGTTACAATTCCAAAAGAT ttggCTGGTGCTATCATTGGAAAGGGAGGTGGCCGCATCCGACGCATTCGCAATGAGTCTGGTGCCTATATCACAATTGATGAACCATTACCCGGATCAACCGATCGTATTATTACCATTTCCGGTAACCCAAAACAAATCCAAATGGCTCAGTATCTTTTACAACAGAG TGTGCACGAGAACAACAACGGCAGGCGTAACTTCTAA
- the LOC120772874 gene encoding heterogeneous nuclear ribonucleoprotein K homolog isoform X1 has translation MTKKMKMKRENNDDGPHADKRSRRNDDQIRILIPSNIAGAVIGKGGQHIQKMRTQYKATVSVDDSQGPERTILISSDLEATLQIVTEMLKYFEERDDEVDVRLLIHQSLAGCIIGKGGQKIKEIRDKIGCRILKVFSNVAPQSTDRVVQTVGKQSQVIEAIREVITLTRETPIKGPVHNYDPTNFDRMYADAYGGYGSGGGGGGNGGGNNRQSRGGRGGGGGGGGGMGNGGGGNFGNDRGGRNDRSRSGGRRDNPFINPWANDDGFGNNNGGGNFGGGNFGGGFGGGNFGGNGGGGFGGNNGPSGGNFGGNGGGFGPGNQGNFGGGNPGGGFGGNQMSSGGNFGGGMNQGGGFGGPINNNGMGSVGGGMGSGGAGGFGPGPNNNGPNGGNSGNLPNGHDPKNSTQVTIPKDLAGAIIGKGGGRIRRIRNESGAYITIDEPLPGSTDRIITISGNPKQIQMAQYLLQQSVHENNNGRRNF, from the exons ATGACTA AAAAAATGAAGATGAAGCGAGAAAATAACGACGATGGCCCACATGCTGATAAGCGTAGTCGACGCAATGATGACCAAATACGTATCCTCATACCTAGTAAT attgCTGGTGCCGTCATTGGCAAAGGGGGACAGCATATTCAAAAAATGCGCACTcag TATAAAGCCACTGTATCTGTCGACGATTCTCAAGGCCCCGAACG CACCATATTGATATCATCTGATCTTGAGGCAACACTGCAAATTGTAACGGAGatgttaaaatatttcgaagag CGCGATGATGAGGTCGACGTGCGCCTACTTATTCATCAAAGTCTTGCTGGATGTATTATTggcaaaggtggtcaaaaaattaaggaaattcgAGAT AAAATCGGATGTCGTATTTTGAAGGTATTCTCGAATGTTGCCCCACAAAGCACAGACCGAGTAGTACAGACCGTCGGAAAACAATCGCAAGTGATTGAAGCTATAAGGGAGGTGATTACGCTGACACGAGAG ACTCCTATTAAGGGTCCAGTACACAATTATGATCCCACCAATTTCGATCGTATGTACGCGGATGCATATGGTGGATATGGATccggcggtggcggtggcggcaACGGCGGTGGTAACAACCGTCAATCACGTGGTGGTCgcggtggtggcggcggcggaGGTGGGGGTATGGGTAATGGAGGTGGCGGCAATTTTGGCAACGATCGCGGAGGACGCAATGACCGTAGCCGCAGTGGTGGCCGCCGTGACAACCCATTTATTAATCCATGGGCTAATGATGATGGTTTCGGAAACAATAACGGTGGTGGTAATTTCGGCGGCGGTAACTTTGGTGGTGGCTTCGGTGGAGGAAATTTCGGTGGTAATGGCGGTGGAGGATTTGGAGGAAATAACGGTCCATCCGGTGGCAATTTCGGCGGCAATGGCGGTGGGTTTGGTCCGGGAAATCAAGGCAACTTCGGTGGTGGTAACCCGGGAGGTGGTTTCGGTGGCAACCAAATGAGTAGTGGTGGAAACTTCGGAGGTGGGATGAATCAAGGCGGCGGATTTGGTGGACCAATCAATAATAATGGCATGGGATCTGTTGGTGGTGGTATGGGATCTGGCGGTGCTGGAGGCTTCGGGCCTGGCCCAAACAATAATGGGCCTAATGGTGGCAATTcaggaaatcttccaaatggcCATGATCCCAAAAACAGTACGCAAGTTACAATTCCAAAAGAT ttggCTGGTGCTATCATTGGAAAGGGAGGTGGCCGCATCCGACGCATTCGCAATGAGTCTGGTGCCTATATCACAATTGATGAACCATTACCCGGATCAACCGATCGTATTATTACCATTTCCGGTAACCCAAAACAAATCCAAATGGCTCAGTATCTTTTACAACAGAG TGTGCACGAGAACAACAACGGCAGGCGTAACTTCTAA
- the LOC120772874 gene encoding heterogeneous nuclear ribonucleoprotein K homolog isoform X3 — protein MTKKMKMKRENNDDGPHADKRSRRNDDQIRILIPSNIAGAVIGKGGQHIQKMRTQYKATVSVDDSQGPERTILISSDLEATLQIVTEMLKYFEERDDEVDVRLLIHQSLAGCIIGKGGQKIKEIRDKIGCRILKVFSNVAPQSTDRVVQTVGKQSQVIEAIREVITLTRETPIKGPVHNYDPTNFDRMYADAYGGYGSGGGGGGNGGGNNRQSRGGRGGGGGGGGGMGNGGGGNFGNDRGGRNDRSRSGGRRDNPFINPWANDDGFGNNNGGGNFGGGNFGGGFGGGNFGGNGGGGFGGNNGPSGGNFGGNGGGFGPGNQGNFGGGNPGGGFGGNQMSSGGNFGGGMNQGGGFGGPINNNGMGSVGGGMGSGGAGGFGPGPNNNGPNGGNSGNLPNGHDPKNSTQVTIPKDLAGAIIGKGGGRIRRIRNESGAYITIDEPLPGSTDRIITISGNPKQIQMAQYLLQQRLVSNTS, from the exons ATGACTA AAAAAATGAAGATGAAGCGAGAAAATAACGACGATGGCCCACATGCTGATAAGCGTAGTCGACGCAATGATGACCAAATACGTATCCTCATACCTAGTAAT attgCTGGTGCCGTCATTGGCAAAGGGGGACAGCATATTCAAAAAATGCGCACTcag TATAAAGCCACTGTATCTGTCGACGATTCTCAAGGCCCCGAACG CACCATATTGATATCATCTGATCTTGAGGCAACACTGCAAATTGTAACGGAGatgttaaaatatttcgaagag CGCGATGATGAGGTCGACGTGCGCCTACTTATTCATCAAAGTCTTGCTGGATGTATTATTggcaaaggtggtcaaaaaattaaggaaattcgAGAT AAAATCGGATGTCGTATTTTGAAGGTATTCTCGAATGTTGCCCCACAAAGCACAGACCGAGTAGTACAGACCGTCGGAAAACAATCGCAAGTGATTGAAGCTATAAGGGAGGTGATTACGCTGACACGAGAG ACTCCTATTAAGGGTCCAGTACACAATTATGATCCCACCAATTTCGATCGTATGTACGCGGATGCATATGGTGGATATGGATccggcggtggcggtggcggcaACGGCGGTGGTAACAACCGTCAATCACGTGGTGGTCgcggtggtggcggcggcggaGGTGGGGGTATGGGTAATGGAGGTGGCGGCAATTTTGGCAACGATCGCGGAGGACGCAATGACCGTAGCCGCAGTGGTGGCCGCCGTGACAACCCATTTATTAATCCATGGGCTAATGATGATGGTTTCGGAAACAATAACGGTGGTGGTAATTTCGGCGGCGGTAACTTTGGTGGTGGCTTCGGTGGAGGAAATTTCGGTGGTAATGGCGGTGGAGGATTTGGAGGAAATAACGGTCCATCCGGTGGCAATTTCGGCGGCAATGGCGGTGGGTTTGGTCCGGGAAATCAAGGCAACTTCGGTGGTGGTAACCCGGGAGGTGGTTTCGGTGGCAACCAAATGAGTAGTGGTGGAAACTTCGGAGGTGGGATGAATCAAGGCGGCGGATTTGGTGGACCAATCAATAATAATGGCATGGGATCTGTTGGTGGTGGTATGGGATCTGGCGGTGCTGGAGGCTTCGGGCCTGGCCCAAACAATAATGGGCCTAATGGTGGCAATTcaggaaatcttccaaatggcCATGATCCCAAAAACAGTACGCAAGTTACAATTCCAAAAGAT ttggCTGGTGCTATCATTGGAAAGGGAGGTGGCCGCATCCGACGCATTCGCAATGAGTCTGGTGCCTATATCACAATTGATGAACCATTACCCGGATCAACCGATCGTATTATTACCATTTCCGGTAACCCAAAACAAATCCAAATGGCTCAGTATCTTTTACAACAGAGGTTGGTGTCCAACACATCCTAA
- the LOC120772874 gene encoding heterogeneous nuclear ribonucleoprotein K homolog isoform X4, protein MAHMLISVVDAMMTKYVSSYLVILLVPSLAKGDSIFKKCALSTILISSDLEATLQIVTEMLKYFEERDDEVDVRLLIHQSLAGCIIGKGGQKIKEIRDKIGCRILKVFSNVAPQSTDRVVQTVGKQSQVIEAIREVITLTRETPIKGPVHNYDPTNFDRMYADAYGGYGSGGGGGGNGGGNNRQSRGGRGGGGGGGGGMGNGGGGNFGNDRGGRNDRSRSGGRRDNPFINPWANDDGFGNNNGGGNFGGGNFGGGFGGGNFGGNGGGGFGGNNGPSGGNFGGNGGGFGPGNQGNFGGGNPGGGFGGNQMSSGGNFGGGMNQGGGFGGPINNNGMGSVGGGMGSGGAGGFGPGPNNNGPNGGNSGNLPNGHDPKNSTQVTIPKDLAGAIIGKGGGRIRRIRNESGAYITIDEPLPGSTDRIITISGNPKQIQMAQYLLQQSVHENNNGRRNF, encoded by the exons ATGGCCCACATGCTGATAAGCGTAGTCGACGCAATGATGACCAAATACGTATCCTCATACCTAGTAAT attgCTGGTGCCGTCATTGGCAAAGGGGGACAGCATATTCAAAAAATGCGCACTcag CACCATATTGATATCATCTGATCTTGAGGCAACACTGCAAATTGTAACGGAGatgttaaaatatttcgaagag CGCGATGATGAGGTCGACGTGCGCCTACTTATTCATCAAAGTCTTGCTGGATGTATTATTggcaaaggtggtcaaaaaattaaggaaattcgAGAT AAAATCGGATGTCGTATTTTGAAGGTATTCTCGAATGTTGCCCCACAAAGCACAGACCGAGTAGTACAGACCGTCGGAAAACAATCGCAAGTGATTGAAGCTATAAGGGAGGTGATTACGCTGACACGAGAG ACTCCTATTAAGGGTCCAGTACACAATTATGATCCCACCAATTTCGATCGTATGTACGCGGATGCATATGGTGGATATGGATccggcggtggcggtggcggcaACGGCGGTGGTAACAACCGTCAATCACGTGGTGGTCgcggtggtggcggcggcggaGGTGGGGGTATGGGTAATGGAGGTGGCGGCAATTTTGGCAACGATCGCGGAGGACGCAATGACCGTAGCCGCAGTGGTGGCCGCCGTGACAACCCATTTATTAATCCATGGGCTAATGATGATGGTTTCGGAAACAATAACGGTGGTGGTAATTTCGGCGGCGGTAACTTTGGTGGTGGCTTCGGTGGAGGAAATTTCGGTGGTAATGGCGGTGGAGGATTTGGAGGAAATAACGGTCCATCCGGTGGCAATTTCGGCGGCAATGGCGGTGGGTTTGGTCCGGGAAATCAAGGCAACTTCGGTGGTGGTAACCCGGGAGGTGGTTTCGGTGGCAACCAAATGAGTAGTGGTGGAAACTTCGGAGGTGGGATGAATCAAGGCGGCGGATTTGGTGGACCAATCAATAATAATGGCATGGGATCTGTTGGTGGTGGTATGGGATCTGGCGGTGCTGGAGGCTTCGGGCCTGGCCCAAACAATAATGGGCCTAATGGTGGCAATTcaggaaatcttccaaatggcCATGATCCCAAAAACAGTACGCAAGTTACAATTCCAAAAGAT ttggCTGGTGCTATCATTGGAAAGGGAGGTGGCCGCATCCGACGCATTCGCAATGAGTCTGGTGCCTATATCACAATTGATGAACCATTACCCGGATCAACCGATCGTATTATTACCATTTCCGGTAACCCAAAACAAATCCAAATGGCTCAGTATCTTTTACAACAGAG TGTGCACGAGAACAACAACGGCAGGCGTAACTTCTAA